One Thauera sp. K11 DNA window includes the following coding sequences:
- the lptG gene encoding LPS export ABC transporter permease LptG, with protein MNRVLFGHLAREIYGATAIVLVAFLGLFAFFDFINELEDVGKGGYQVHHALAYVAMLVPGRVYELMPVAVLIGTLYALTALARQSEITVMRASGLSTAAMLRMLGLIGSLFVVLTFVFGEYLAPPAESAAQQWRLTATNSAVSQQLRTGLWVKDGPMVINVRTLLPDRSMERARVYTFDEAYKLSSLAEAKRGVYDGDGRWRLLDVVRTRFLDGRTEVERVPEFIWHSELTPEVLSVLMVVPERMSVGNLWAYTQHLKENQQNADRYEIALWKKVVYPLAVLVMMALALPFALTHDRMSNVSMKVFLGVMLGVTFHLLNGLFSNLGVINAWNPALAAVTPSLLFLSAAALMLHMVDRR; from the coding sequence ATGAACAGGGTCTTGTTCGGCCATCTCGCGCGCGAGATCTACGGTGCCACCGCGATCGTGCTGGTGGCCTTCCTCGGCCTGTTCGCCTTCTTCGATTTCATCAACGAACTCGAGGACGTCGGCAAGGGCGGCTACCAGGTGCATCACGCCCTGGCCTACGTGGCGATGCTGGTGCCCGGCCGCGTGTATGAACTGATGCCGGTGGCGGTACTGATCGGCACGCTGTACGCGCTGACCGCGCTCGCCCGCCAGTCCGAGATCACCGTGATGCGGGCGTCGGGCCTGTCGACCGCGGCCATGCTGCGCATGCTCGGCCTGATCGGCAGCCTGTTCGTGGTGCTGACCTTCGTCTTCGGCGAATATCTCGCGCCGCCGGCGGAGAGCGCCGCCCAGCAGTGGCGGCTGACGGCGACCAATTCGGCCGTGTCGCAGCAACTGCGCACCGGCCTGTGGGTCAAGGACGGCCCGATGGTGATCAACGTGCGCACGCTGCTGCCCGACCGCAGCATGGAGCGGGCGCGCGTCTACACCTTCGACGAAGCCTACAAGCTGAGTTCGCTGGCCGAGGCGAAGCGGGGCGTCTATGACGGCGACGGCCGCTGGCGCCTGCTGGACGTGGTGCGCACCCGGTTCCTGGACGGCCGTACCGAGGTCGAGCGGGTGCCCGAGTTCATCTGGCACTCCGAACTGACGCCCGAGGTGCTCAGCGTGCTGATGGTGGTGCCCGAGCGCATGTCGGTGGGCAACCTGTGGGCCTACACCCAGCACCTGAAGGAGAACCAGCAGAACGCGGACCGCTACGAGATCGCGCTGTGGAAGAAGGTGGTGTATCCGCTCGCCGTGCTGGTCATGATGGCGCTGGCGCTCCCCTTCGCCCTGACCCACGACCGCATGAGCAACGTCAGCATGAAGGTCTTCCTCGGCGTGATGCTGGGGGTGACCTTCCACCTGCTGAACGGCCTGTTCTCGAACCTGGGCGTGATCAACGCCTGGAATCCCGCGCTGGCCGCGGTCACGCCCAGCCTGCTCTTCCTGAGTGCCGCGGCGCTGATGCTGCACATGGTGGATCGCCGCTGA
- the rplS gene encoding 50S ribosomal protein L19 has translation MNLIQQLEQEEMARILQGRTIPEFAPGDTVVVQVKVKEGTRERLQAYEGVVIAKRNRGLNSSFIVRKISSGEGVERTFQTYSPLLASIDVKRRGDVRRAKLYYLRQRSGKSARIKEKLDYKAAAAKKAAQQQG, from the coding sequence ATGAACCTGATCCAGCAACTCGAACAGGAAGAGATGGCCCGCATCCTGCAGGGCCGGACCATTCCCGAATTCGCACCCGGCGACACCGTGGTCGTCCAGGTGAAGGTGAAGGAAGGCACGCGCGAACGTCTGCAGGCGTACGAAGGCGTGGTGATCGCGAAGCGCAACCGGGGCCTGAACTCGTCCTTCATCGTCCGCAAGATCTCTTCGGGCGAAGGCGTGGAGCGGACGTTCCAGACCTACTCGCCGCTGCTCGCCTCGATCGACGTGAAGCGCCGCGGTGACGTGCGTCGCGCCAAGCTGTACTACCTGCGCCAGCGCTCGGGCAAGTCGGCACGCATCAAGGAAAAGCTGGACTACAAGGCCGCCGCTGCGAAGAAGGCGGCGCAGCAGCAGGGCTGA
- the trmD gene encoding tRNA (guanosine(37)-N1)-methyltransferase TrmD yields MRRYDVVTLFPEMFAALTGSGITRRAKDRGLYDIAFHNPRDFATDVHRTVDDRPYGGGPGMVMLAEPLQKSIRRAQEAQAAALGESGKLIYLSPQGRRLDQAMVMELAHRPALILLCGRYEGVDQRLIDREVDEEVSLGDFVLSGGELPAMVMLDAIVRQLPGALNTADSAQEDSFADGLLDCPHYTRPEMYENERVPDVLLSGNHAAIRRWRLKQALGRTWQRRPDLLAGRQLSKTELNLLEEFRREQAGAGGGGIA; encoded by the coding sequence ATGCGCCGCTACGACGTCGTGACCCTGTTTCCGGAGATGTTCGCGGCGCTCACCGGCAGCGGCATCACGCGGCGGGCGAAGGATCGCGGCCTGTACGACATCGCGTTCCACAATCCGCGCGATTTCGCCACCGACGTGCATCGCACGGTGGACGACAGGCCCTACGGTGGCGGCCCCGGCATGGTGATGCTGGCCGAGCCGCTGCAGAAGTCGATCCGCCGGGCGCAGGAGGCGCAGGCCGCGGCCCTGGGCGAGAGCGGCAAGCTGATCTACCTGTCGCCGCAGGGGCGCAGGCTGGATCAGGCGATGGTGATGGAGCTTGCGCACCGGCCCGCACTGATCCTGCTGTGCGGCCGCTATGAAGGGGTCGATCAGCGCCTGATCGACCGCGAGGTGGATGAGGAAGTCTCGCTCGGCGACTTCGTGCTGTCGGGCGGCGAACTGCCGGCGATGGTGATGCTCGATGCGATCGTGCGCCAGTTGCCCGGCGCACTGAACACCGCCGACTCGGCGCAGGAGGATTCCTTCGCCGACGGCCTGCTGGACTGTCCGCACTACACGCGGCCGGAGATGTACGAGAACGAACGGGTGCCCGACGTGCTGCTGTCGGGCAACCACGCGGCGATCCGCCGCTGGCGGCTCAAGCAGGCACTGGGCCGCACATGGCAGCGCCGTCCCGACCTGCTGGCCGGACGACAGTTGAGCAAGACAGAATTGAACCTGCTTGAGGAATTCAGGCGGGAGCAAGCCGGAGCTGGGGGCGGCGGCATCGCCTGA
- the rimM gene encoding ribosome maturation factor RimM (Essential for efficient processing of 16S rRNA), giving the protein MIVLGRIVAPFGVQGWVKVHPFGDDPAAWKTMPHWWLAEHDDAPAAQWKPLTLSGFRLHGKGVVAAFREVPDRNAAEALDGCYVGAPREALPRPAEGEYYWGDLVGLAVENEAGEALGTVSSLISTGAHDVLQVRDGAGEDAAERLIPFVAAYVLDVDLGTGRIRVAWEKDW; this is encoded by the coding sequence ATGATCGTACTGGGGCGCATCGTCGCCCCTTTCGGCGTTCAGGGCTGGGTCAAGGTCCATCCCTTCGGCGACGATCCGGCGGCCTGGAAGACGATGCCGCACTGGTGGCTGGCCGAGCATGACGACGCCCCCGCGGCGCAGTGGAAGCCGCTCACGCTGAGCGGCTTCCGGCTGCACGGCAAGGGCGTGGTCGCCGCCTTTCGCGAAGTGCCCGACCGCAATGCCGCCGAGGCGCTGGACGGCTGCTACGTCGGCGCGCCGCGCGAAGCGTTGCCCAGGCCCGCCGAAGGCGAATACTACTGGGGCGACCTGGTCGGCCTGGCGGTGGAGAACGAAGCCGGCGAGGCGCTCGGCACCGTGTCCTCGCTGATCTCGACCGGCGCCCACGACGTGCTGCAGGTGCGCGACGGTGCAGGCGAGGATGCGGCGGAACGCCTGATTCCCTTCGTCGCGGCCTACGTGCTGGACGTGGACCTCGGCACCGGACGCATCCGGGTGGCGTGGGAAAAGGACTGGTGA
- the rpsP gene encoding 30S ribosomal protein S16, translated as MVVIRLARGGAKKRPFFNIVAADSRNRRDGRFIERVGYYNPVASGAEKNLVVNAERLAYWEQNGAQLSPTVARLVKQAAKAA; from the coding sequence ATGGTCGTCATTCGCCTTGCCCGTGGTGGCGCCAAGAAGCGCCCGTTCTTCAACATCGTAGCGGCCGATTCCCGCAATCGCCGCGACGGCCGCTTCATCGAGCGCGTGGGTTACTACAATCCGGTGGCTTCCGGCGCCGAGAAGAACCTCGTCGTGAACGCCGAGCGCCTGGCCTACTGGGAACAAAACGGCGCCCAGCTTTCGCCGACGGTCGCCCGCCTGGTCAAGCAGGCCGCCAAGGCCGCCTGA
- a CDS encoding YihY family inner membrane protein — protein MNSAAMRDFLRLFAERFTATRCPQVAGSLAFTTLLSLVPLVAVTLGVFGNLPGMDQLGTSLKTFLLQNLLPERAGRIITTYALQFSQKAGQLTLIGTAMLAVTALLLLGTIEKVFNLIWGVRRPRPMLMRLTVSWFVLTLGPVVFGASVIATGYLVTTSMEWADHLPWIGEIAARVLPPLLLGALFSFLYYAVPNHPVRPLHAAAGGLAAALVFFLMQRAFGMFIANFPTYTLIYGTFAALPIFLVWLYLSWTVILLGALVAATLPAFLERQRITRPFPGDRAWAAIGMLATLGHAQQSGRPAPFALLRGSAGLAEHAAESLLDGLCEAGWATRTEAGDWVLTRAARSIRIRAVIERFALDPRAWLAAAGEGASATVAHRLQEGLAASDMTLDELLRATPDGPASPAAQSA, from the coding sequence ATGAATTCCGCCGCCATGCGCGACTTCCTGCGCCTGTTCGCCGAACGCTTCACGGCCACGCGCTGCCCGCAGGTGGCGGGCAGCCTCGCCTTCACCACGCTGCTGTCCCTCGTGCCGCTGGTGGCGGTGACGCTGGGCGTATTCGGCAATCTGCCGGGCATGGACCAGCTCGGCACCTCACTGAAGACCTTCCTGCTGCAGAACCTGCTGCCCGAGCGCGCCGGCCGCATCATCACCACCTACGCCCTGCAGTTCTCGCAGAAGGCCGGACAGCTCACGCTCATCGGCACCGCCATGCTCGCCGTCACCGCGCTGCTGTTGCTGGGCACCATAGAAAAGGTCTTCAACCTCATCTGGGGGGTGCGCCGGCCCCGCCCGATGCTGATGCGGCTGACGGTGTCCTGGTTCGTGCTCACCCTGGGCCCGGTCGTGTTCGGCGCCAGCGTGATCGCCACCGGCTACTTGGTCACCACCTCGATGGAATGGGCCGACCACCTGCCGTGGATCGGCGAGATCGCCGCGAGGGTGCTGCCCCCGCTGCTGCTGGGCGCGCTGTTCAGCTTCCTCTACTACGCGGTGCCCAACCACCCGGTGCGCCCGCTGCATGCCGCCGCCGGCGGCCTTGCCGCGGCGCTGGTGTTCTTCCTGATGCAGCGCGCCTTCGGCATGTTCATCGCCAACTTTCCCACCTACACGCTGATCTACGGTACCTTCGCCGCGCTGCCGATCTTCCTCGTCTGGCTGTACCTGTCGTGGACCGTCATCCTGCTCGGCGCCCTGGTCGCGGCGACGCTGCCCGCCTTCCTCGAGCGCCAGCGCATCACCCGCCCCTTTCCCGGCGACCGCGCATGGGCGGCAATCGGCATGCTCGCCACCCTGGGCCACGCCCAGCAGTCCGGACGGCCGGCCCCGTTCGCGCTGCTGCGCGGCAGCGCCGGCCTTGCCGAACATGCCGCCGAATCGCTGCTCGACGGGCTGTGTGAAGCCGGCTGGGCGACGCGCACCGAAGCGGGCGACTGGGTGCTCACCCGCGCCGCGCGCAGCATCCGCATCCGCGCGGTGATAGAGCGCTTCGCCCTGGACCCGCGCGCCTGGCTGGCCGCAGCCGGCGAAGGCGCATCGGCCACCGTCGCCCATCGGCTGCAGGAAGGGCTCGCCGCGTCGGACATGACGCTGGACGAACTGCTGCGGGCGACGCCCGACGGCCCCGCCAGCCCCGCCGCTCAGAGCGCGTAG
- the wrbA gene encoding NAD(P)H:quinone oxidoreductase, whose translation MQEILVLYYSHRGSVRALAEQIALGIHQVPGAAARVRTVPRVSTVCEAVEDGIPADGPPYVEASDLRQCAGLALGSPTRFGNMAAPMKYFLDGLAGDWVNGTLVGKPACVFTSTASQHGGQETTLLSMMVPLLHHGMLLMGIPYTEPALNATRGGGTPYGASHVAGADGMPVLSADETALARAQGRRLAEAALRLAEAR comes from the coding sequence ATGCAGGAAATCCTCGTGCTGTATTACAGCCACCGCGGGTCCGTGCGCGCGCTGGCGGAGCAGATCGCGCTCGGCATCCATCAGGTTCCCGGTGCCGCTGCGCGGGTGCGGACCGTGCCCCGCGTATCGACGGTGTGCGAAGCGGTGGAGGACGGCATCCCGGCCGATGGCCCGCCCTACGTCGAGGCGTCCGACCTGCGGCAGTGCGCGGGGCTGGCGCTGGGCAGCCCCACGCGCTTCGGCAACATGGCCGCACCGATGAAGTACTTTCTCGACGGCCTGGCCGGCGACTGGGTGAATGGCACGCTGGTCGGCAAGCCCGCCTGCGTGTTCACCTCGACGGCCTCGCAGCATGGCGGACAGGAGACCACGCTGTTGTCGATGATGGTGCCGCTGCTGCACCACGGCATGCTGCTGATGGGCATCCCCTATACCGAGCCGGCCCTGAATGCCACGCGCGGCGGCGGCACGCCCTATGGCGCGAGCCACGTGGCGGGCGCCGATGGCATGCCCGTGCTGAGTGCGGACGAGACCGCGCTGGCGCGGGCGCAGGGCCGCCGCCTGGCCGAGGCGGCCCTCAGGCTGGCGGAGGCGCGATGA
- a CDS encoding DUF2069 domain-containing protein: MNARALSLLASASLLALIVLCVLWEAWLAPLRPGGSWMMLKAVPLLPGVFGILRGKRYTYQWMSMLSLLYLVEGVLRAGDAGLTGPLAIAEAVLAVVLCVSVILYARATAPSRQRQQG, from the coding sequence ATGAACGCCCGCGCCCTGTCCCTGCTCGCGAGCGCCAGCCTGCTCGCGCTGATCGTCCTGTGCGTGCTGTGGGAGGCGTGGCTGGCGCCGCTGCGGCCGGGCGGCTCGTGGATGATGCTGAAGGCGGTGCCGCTGCTGCCGGGGGTGTTCGGCATCCTGCGCGGCAAGCGCTACACCTACCAGTGGATGTCGATGCTGTCGCTGCTCTACCTCGTCGAAGGTGTGCTGCGCGCCGGCGATGCCGGGCTGACCGGCCCGCTGGCGATCGCCGAGGCGGTGCTCGCCGTCGTGCTGTGCGTGTCGGTCATCCTGTACGCGCGCGCGACCGCGCCGTCGCGGCAGCGGCAACAGGGCTGA
- a CDS encoding 2-isopropylmalate synthase — translation MKKEQLIIFDTTLRDGEQSPGASMSRDDKLRIARQLERMRVDVIEAGFAAASNGDFDAVRSIAETIKESTVCSLARANENDIRRAGEAVRPAARGRIHTFIATSPIHMEKKLRMTPDEVVAQAVKAVGWAREYTDDVEFSAEDAGRSGIDFLCRIFEEVIRAGAKTINVPDTVGYNVPEQYAATLRTLIERVPNSDRVIWSVHCHNDLGLAVSNSLAAVMAGARQVECTINGLGERAGNASLEEIVMAVRTRADVFPVETRIDATQIVPASKLVSQVTGYPVQPNKAIVGANAFAHESGIHQDGVLKHRETYEIMRAEDVGWGANKLVLGKHSGRNAFRSRLQDLGIAIGSEEQLNHAFARFKELADKKHEIFDEDLHALMRDESVTPEAEHFRLIASRFHSETGEKPQAEITLTMDGSEKSTCAEGSGPVDAAFKAIESIVDSGCQLLLYSVNAITTGTDAQGEVTVRLARDGRVMDGQGADTDIIVASAKAYLNALNKLHGSARKLNPQV, via the coding sequence ATGAAAAAAGAACAGTTGATCATCTTCGACACGACCCTGCGCGACGGCGAGCAAAGCCCCGGTGCGTCGATGTCGCGCGACGACAAGCTGCGCATCGCCCGCCAGCTCGAACGCATGCGGGTCGACGTCATCGAGGCCGGCTTCGCCGCGGCCTCCAACGGCGACTTCGACGCGGTGCGCTCGATCGCCGAGACGATCAAGGAATCCACCGTCTGTTCGCTGGCGCGCGCCAACGAGAACGACATCCGCCGCGCGGGAGAGGCCGTGCGCCCGGCCGCGCGCGGGCGCATCCACACCTTCATCGCCACCAGCCCGATCCACATGGAGAAGAAGCTGCGCATGACGCCCGACGAGGTCGTCGCGCAGGCGGTGAAGGCGGTCGGCTGGGCGCGGGAATACACCGACGACGTCGAGTTCTCGGCCGAGGACGCGGGCCGCTCCGGGATCGACTTCCTGTGCCGCATCTTCGAGGAAGTCATCCGCGCCGGCGCGAAGACCATCAACGTGCCCGACACGGTCGGCTACAACGTCCCGGAACAATACGCCGCCACGCTGCGCACGCTGATCGAACGCGTGCCCAACTCCGACCGGGTGATCTGGTCGGTGCATTGCCACAACGACCTCGGCCTGGCCGTGTCGAACTCGCTCGCGGCGGTGATGGCCGGCGCGCGCCAGGTCGAATGCACCATCAACGGCCTGGGCGAGCGTGCCGGCAACGCCTCGCTCGAAGAGATCGTCATGGCGGTGCGCACGCGCGCCGACGTGTTCCCGGTCGAGACGCGCATCGACGCCACGCAGATCGTGCCCGCCTCCAAGCTGGTGTCCCAGGTCACCGGCTACCCGGTGCAGCCGAACAAGGCCATCGTGGGCGCCAACGCCTTCGCGCATGAATCGGGCATCCACCAGGATGGCGTGCTCAAGCACCGCGAGACCTACGAGATCATGCGCGCCGAGGACGTCGGCTGGGGCGCCAACAAGCTCGTGCTGGGCAAGCATTCCGGCCGCAACGCCTTCCGCTCGCGCCTGCAGGATCTGGGCATCGCGATCGGCTCCGAAGAGCAGTTGAACCACGCCTTCGCCCGCTTCAAGGAACTCGCGGACAAGAAGCACGAGATCTTCGACGAAGACCTCCACGCCCTGATGCGGGACGAATCCGTGACGCCGGAGGCCGAGCATTTCCGCCTGATCGCCAGCCGCTTCCACTCGGAAACCGGCGAGAAGCCGCAGGCCGAGATCACGCTGACGATGGACGGCAGCGAGAAGAGCACCTGTGCCGAAGGCTCGGGGCCGGTCGACGCCGCCTTCAAGGCGATCGAATCCATCGTCGACAGCGGTTGCCAGTTGCTGCTCTATTCGGTGAACGCGATCACCACCGGTACGGATGCGCAGGGCGAGGTCACCGTGCGCCTGGCGCGCGACGGCCGGGTGATGGACGGCCAGGGTGCGGACACCGACATCATCGTCGCCTCCGCCAAGGCTTACCTGAACGCGCTGAACAAGCTGCACGGCAGCGCGCGCAAGCTCAATCCGCAGGTCTAG
- the pssA gene encoding CDP-diacylglycerol--serine O-phosphatidyltransferase, with protein MAYPDRTPLIPLDKRRRGIYILPNLFTTAALFAGFFAIVQAMNLRFEMAAVAIFVAMVLDGLDGRIARLTRTQSEFGAQYDSLSDMVSFGVAPALVVYEWALKDMGKIGWIAAFIYCAGAALRLARFNTNIEIIDKRFFQGLPSPAAAALVAGLVWVVIDNGVAGDDVRWYACALTVFAGLSMISNVMFWSGKNINLRKSVPFIVVIALVMAFALVSSYPPGVLFALFLAYAASGYVLWIWNLRKKPAANGSAPANPPPGPADEHPGA; from the coding sequence GTGGCGTATCCAGACCGCACCCCCCTGATTCCCCTCGACAAGCGCAGGCGCGGCATCTACATCCTGCCCAACCTGTTCACCACCGCTGCACTGTTCGCCGGTTTCTTCGCCATCGTGCAGGCGATGAACCTGCGCTTCGAGATGGCTGCCGTGGCGATCTTCGTGGCCATGGTGCTCGACGGCCTCGACGGCCGCATCGCACGTCTCACCCGTACGCAAAGCGAATTCGGCGCGCAGTACGACTCGCTGTCCGACATGGTGTCGTTCGGCGTCGCCCCGGCGCTGGTGGTCTACGAATGGGCGCTGAAGGACATGGGCAAGATCGGCTGGATCGCCGCCTTCATCTACTGCGCCGGCGCCGCGCTGCGCCTCGCGCGCTTCAACACCAACATCGAGATCATCGACAAGCGCTTCTTCCAGGGCCTGCCCAGCCCGGCGGCGGCGGCGCTGGTGGCGGGGCTCGTGTGGGTCGTCATCGACAACGGCGTCGCCGGCGACGACGTGCGCTGGTATGCCTGCGCGCTGACGGTGTTCGCGGGCCTGTCGATGATCAGCAACGTGATGTTCTGGAGCGGCAAGAACATCAACCTGCGCAAGAGCGTGCCCTTCATCGTCGTCATCGCGCTGGTGATGGCCTTCGCGCTGGTGTCGAGCTATCCGCCGGGCGTGCTGTTCGCGCTCTTCCTCGCCTATGCCGCCTCGGGCTACGTGCTGTGGATCTGGAATCTCAGGAAGAAGCCGGCGGCGAACGGGTCCGCGCCGGCGAATCCGCCCCCAGGCCCGGCCGACGAGCATCCTGGCGCGTAA
- the ilvC gene encoding ketol-acid reductoisomerase, translating to MKVYYDKDADLSLIKGKKVTIVGYGSQGHAHSQNLRDSGVNVTVGLRKGGGSWAKAEQAGLAVKEIGEAVKDADVVMILLPDETAPQVYREDVEPSIKKGAVLAFAHGFNVHYNQIVPRDDLDVIMVAPKGPGHTVRSEYLRGGGVPTLIAVYQDRSGKARDIALSYSAANGGTKGGVIETNFREETETDLFGEQAVLCGGAVELVKMGFETLTEAGYAPEMAYFECLHELKLIVDLMYEGGIANMNYSISNNAEYGEYVTGPEVINEHSRAAMRNALKRIQTGEYAKQFILEGRTNYPSMTAYRRLNADHQIEKVGATLRDMMPWIKDKALVDKSKN from the coding sequence ATGAAAGTTTATTACGACAAGGACGCCGACCTTTCCCTCATCAAGGGCAAGAAGGTCACCATCGTCGGCTACGGCTCCCAGGGCCACGCCCACTCGCAGAACCTGCGCGATTCCGGCGTCAACGTCACCGTCGGCCTGCGCAAGGGCGGCGGCTCGTGGGCGAAGGCCGAGCAGGCCGGCCTCGCCGTCAAGGAGATCGGCGAGGCGGTGAAGGACGCCGACGTCGTCATGATCCTGCTGCCGGACGAGACCGCACCCCAGGTCTACCGCGAGGACGTCGAGCCGAGCATCAAGAAGGGCGCGGTGCTCGCCTTCGCCCACGGCTTCAACGTGCACTACAACCAGATCGTGCCGCGCGACGACCTCGACGTGATCATGGTCGCCCCCAAGGGCCCGGGCCACACCGTGCGCTCCGAATACCTGCGCGGCGGCGGCGTGCCGACGCTGATCGCGGTGTACCAGGACCGCTCCGGCAAGGCCAGGGACATCGCCCTGTCCTACTCGGCGGCCAACGGCGGCACCAAGGGCGGCGTGATCGAGACCAACTTCCGCGAAGAGACCGAGACCGACCTCTTCGGCGAGCAGGCCGTGCTGTGCGGCGGCGCCGTCGAGCTGGTCAAGATGGGCTTCGAGACCCTGACCGAAGCCGGCTACGCTCCCGAGATGGCCTACTTCGAGTGCCTGCACGAACTCAAGCTGATCGTCGACCTGATGTACGAAGGCGGCATCGCCAACATGAACTACTCCATCTCCAACAACGCGGAGTATGGCGAGTACGTGACCGGCCCCGAAGTCATCAACGAGCATTCGCGCGCCGCCATGCGCAATGCGCTGAAGCGCATCCAGACCGGCGAATATGCCAAGCAGTTCATCCTCGAGGGCCGCACCAACTACCCGAGCATGACCGCCTACCGCCGCCTGAACGCCGACCACCAGATCGAGAAAGTCGGCGCCACGCTGCGCGACATGATGCCGTGGATCAAGGACAAGGCCCTGGTCGACAAGTCGAAGAACTGA
- the ilvN gene encoding acetolactate synthase small subunit, giving the protein MRHVISLLIENESGALSRVSGLFSARGYNIESLTVAPTEDASMSRMTIVTTGSDEIIEQITKQLNKLVEVVKVVDISEAAHIERELMLIKVRATGKDREEIKRTADIFRARIIDVTDASYVVELTGNQSKLDAFIGAIDPALILETVRSGVCGVGRGDRVLKL; this is encoded by the coding sequence ATGCGTCACGTCATCTCCCTCCTGATCGAAAACGAATCCGGCGCCCTGTCGCGCGTCTCCGGGCTGTTCTCGGCACGCGGCTACAACATCGAATCGCTGACCGTCGCGCCGACGGAGGATGCCTCGATGTCGCGCATGACCATCGTCACCACCGGCTCGGACGAGATCATCGAGCAGATCACCAAGCAGTTGAACAAGCTCGTCGAGGTCGTCAAGGTGGTCGACATATCTGAAGCCGCGCACATCGAGCGCGAGCTGATGCTCATCAAGGTCCGCGCCACCGGCAAGGACCGCGAGGAGATCAAGCGCACTGCGGACATCTTCCGCGCGCGCATCATCGACGTCACCGACGCGTCCTACGTCGTCGAGCTGACGGGCAACCAGTCCAAGCTCGACGCCTTCATCGGCGCCATCGACCCGGCGCTGATCCTCGAGACGGTGCGCTCGGGCGTCTGCGGCGTCGGCCGCGGCGACCGGGTCCTGAAACTCTAA